A window of Castanea sativa cultivar Marrone di Chiusa Pesio chromosome 8, ASM4071231v1 genomic DNA:
AGTTTAGTTTCATCAACCATAGCAACAGTTATATTATGTGTTGAATTTTACTTGCTACATTCTAGTTGGGTCCAAttgaaatttgtgtttgttgCAGAGCTGGTCGCTACGAAGTGGATGGCTATGTGTATAGTGCTGATGAGGAACCTAAAGTGCTGATGACAGGGAAATGGAATGAGTCACTGAGTTATCAACCATGTGACGTGGAAGGGGAGCCTCTTCCAGGCACTGAACTGAAAGAGGTTATTCTCTTGGACTTTGCCTTAGTTATATCTAATTATCTGTATATAAAATGGCCTTTCAACATTGTTTTAACGATGGAATGGGTGCACATAAATAGATGTTGTTAGATGGGGTTAACGTAGATGCAGGAGCTTCTATTTTGGAGGACCTTATGGTGCCTGTATTTGTGTGTTGGTTAAGAATTATATATAATGATCTCTTGACATCACATCAGTTGGCTCAGTTGTTCACTGTGGGATGTGAGCTTCTGTGTTGAGGCTGGAAAGGCGCTATTAATTTTGTTACATAGATTAGAAAGACTGAAATGCAAGATTTATTACTTAACTAAAAGATAAATCCAACCAAGCAAGTGCTCACTAGTTGTTCTACTTCATAACTTCTTTAGGAAGTCTTGGTCCCTTAGAGTCTTGCCTCCTGCTCTGATGCAGAGACATATGCTACAAGAGGATGCTGAATATTGCACTATCAAGGCCTTGAATATTTTATTCTGGCACATAGTTTTAGCTGGAAAACTCCTAGTCCAATTGATTTGATTAGTGTTGGGACAAATGCCAAGTGATATTAGCTTTGAATAAGATTGAATAGTCATTTTAGGCAAAGTATTTATTGATGGACCATGAATGTGTATCCAGCAATCATTTCTGTGGACTGATGATCTTTAGGTATGGTCATGGGTTCATGGCTCTTGAACCATAGAAGTCTATCCCTCCTATGTCCTATAAAGGGTGtctaactttaaaaataaaataaataaataaataaataacatttttggGAAGGGACGGGTGTTTAATGCTTTGAATACCTCTTGCTTTTTATATGCTTTTTCAGTTATATTGTTAATGCTTTCAAAGTTCTAATAAAAGTCACAAATTTTAAGAGTAGGATAAAAATAAGgatatttaattcttttttttgtaatggACACATCATGGAAAAAAAGTAGTGGCAGTGGAGGCTTGCTGGGCCTATAGACTATGGAGGAGGGGCCACTCTTATCCCATAAGCCCCTTCTCTGAAAATAATGAAAGTTGTGTTGAAGTGAGATTTGATTCTAAGCCCCATGTAAAAGCCCAAGTGATAGCTGGCACCCTTGATTTGATGAAGTTGGCCTGAGATAATGAGGACAGCGATCAGTAGTCACTAGCCAGTGCTTTATAGATATGCATTGGTTGTACACATCTTTCTTATGACTAAATAGTTTCTAATTTTGGCTCTGGATATTTGAGCTGGTGCACGACCTACTTCTCCTTAGCAGCttcctattattttttttctccgcAGGTTTGGCATGTTGCTGATGTTCCAGAGAAGGACAACTTTCAATACACGCACTTTGCACATAAAATAAACAGTTTTGACACTGCTCCTAGGAAGTTGTTGGCATCAGATTCTCGTTTGCGCCCTGATAGATATGCACTTGAAAGGGGTGATCTATCTAAAGCTGGTGCAGAAAAGAGCAGGTATCAATTAATTTcttaacttcattttttttttataaataaatcagTTTATCTGTCTCTCTCCTGCTCTTAAGTCTATTTAATTAGTGGCGAGTTATCTAATAAGATAAAGCAGTCTCAAATGAACGTTTTTATGGAGCAATTACAAGTTTACTtatctaattatttatttatttatttttaaaagtttactTATCAAGATAGAATAATATTAACCGTTCATGCAAACTGTTCCAgtataaattttcaattcttatCACAAAGTTCCTACCATAAAATAGACTTCATAAGGTTGTTTCTTCATTTCAACTTAAGGTGTTTACATTGTGTTGATCACCTTCTTCCAGTTTGGAGGAGAGGCAGCGAGCAGAAAAGAGAAACCGAGAGGCCAAGGGACATCAGTTTACACCAAGATGGTTTGATTTAACTGATGAGATCGCATCTACACCTTGGGGTGATTTGGAAGTCTACAAATACAATGGTAAATACACGGAACATCGGGCTGCTGTAGATAGCTCAGATAGCACCAATGAGGTTGATGTTAAATCGACAGAATTCAGCCCATGGCAGTATGGTAACTTGTCTGCTGAATGAGGTACTCTCATTCTATGTTTGCCTGTTTGAGGTCTGCATTTAGTTGATGGAACTCTTTTCATGTGATATATCTGTTGTTTGTTGGCATGTTTACATTGTATGTCTGTTTTATATTTCCTTAATTGATCTAGTAAGGTCAGTTTCTTTTACAGAAATATCTACTTGTTCCACCTTTCTAAGGAACCCTTTTGGTAGTTCGTGAAATGTTTGGTATTTGTCATCTTTGGACATACCCATAGTCAATTAAGTTGGACTTCTATCCCCAAGCTTTTATAGAAGGCCAGTAGACTTTACGAGCTCTGTTAGTTGGCACATTACTTGTATAAATTTCTGTCATTCAAAAACTTTATCTAGTTTATTGTCTTACTGGTAAGATTTACAAAATTTGTTACCTTGTAGTAGTACTGTTACCAATGGCTAGTGAATTTTATGCTTGCCTCCCATATTGTTTTGTTCTGATGTCAATTATGGCATCAGTAGCTCTCTTTAAAATATCGAATACTTACTTGTCTATAgaatatttagaaaatattgaatGCAGTGATTCCATGCATTCAATTCCATGCAGTGATTTTCTTCTGTTGGACTTGGATCTAAGTTAAGCTTGCAAATCAGCATATTCTCTTTGCAGCAAAAGGGGGAATCCTGAAATTCTGCTTCCTTGATATCTACGTAGAGGTCATATCTGCAGGCCTACAGTATGCCAACATTGGGTGACTTGATGTGACCCCAACGGTCTCCTTTCACTCGTTCACGAGTGATGTTAAAACTACCACCTTTAGtattataaattgatatgttaattactatatacaaattaaaagaaaaaaaaaaaactaaactaaaagaAATTTACACAGTGATGGCACAAAAATCACATAAGTGGGAAAAAATTTTGCAGTAAAATTGATAATAGTTTtagtaatttcaaaaaatcatattgatAGATAAATAATATATGTCTGAAATGGGAGAAGCATGGTCCTCGATGTAGGCTAGAATTTGAGTAATACATGAATTTGAGAAAGGTTGCAAGTAGATGCGAATATTGGAGCAGAGAGGgagatttgaataataataataataataatattaataataataatctgaGGATGCATAAAAAATCATGATGAGGAAGTCCAAGTGATAGGATTGCTGGGCCCATACTTCCTGTGAATAGTGGTTTCCATTACAAGAAGAGACTAGAGAGTTATACCTTGGTTTAAGCTTCAAAATTGAGCATGAGGTCTGTACGATGCCAGCTGAGTTTAGTTAACACCCCCACTGGCCTACGATTCTTCGCATTTCTCATGCTGGAATTGGGATGGTTATACTTTGCTGCATTAATGTTGTTGAAAAGTACAAAAAGAAACATGCACAAATGTATATACGAGAGAATGATGGAAGCAGGACAAACTGTAAACCGTGTGCCTGTGTCTGTGGGTATTTCTCTCTTTAGCTCTACGTGAGAGGGGAGAGCTGTACTTATCAGTTTTGCAAATAGCGTAtcgttatcttttttttctttttctatcatGTCTTGGTAATCGTAAGTACATCAACCAAATGGATAACTGAGTCTAATAAGTCGACTGTAACAAAACTTGTTGATCCATCCCCCTTCCTCTGCTTCTGCCTTATTTGCTCTGAAAtccaccataaaaaaaaaattgattttcggATTAATGATTCAATCATTACTTTAGATGATTCCTACGATGGAAATCATAATAAATGACAGCACAAATGATAATATTATTAGATTTATAGTTTGATTTATTAGACAAACAATCATATTATGTTGGTTCCAATTAGTTCTCATTATCATCAAATAAAATCTCTAGGTCTAAATCTTGactatacaaaaaattaattagtgtattggcctaataataaaaaataattatcttaaaaggaaatcttaaatttttttttttttgatacaagatagaatttctactctagcctaatctaatgtggcgtttggtacagGGTAACGTTTTAAGATttccaggaatgtttaaagattcccatgtttggttgcaaatcacgctaAGGAATCAGATGTCAGGGGAATTTGGATTCCCCTCTCactaggaatgtggattccctttaaaataggtgggaatctagattcctaaacttaaaggaaattggattttttatagattgacaattttaaccctttttcataatcatttaatcaattaaaataaaatataaaacaaattattatggattaaactcttttaaaattattattcagAATAAAagtatttgagaatttaaatagttatttttgtattatacctatcattttgaaatgttagactataattttaattaatttttcataattaattgtttatatttggtttttcattatttatttagattttaaggGCTTGGaagttcacattcaaattaaggataaaataggaaaaataaataattcatttaagattcctgtgaataaaccaaacattatcatctcacattcctaggaatgttaagacattcccaatgaaaccaaacataggaatagcgacattcttaggaatgtgattcctaggaatctagatgccaagagtaatgtggattcccacgtaccaaacgccacataagtgtatatatatatgtgtgaagctccctctggagacttgaatcccgaccTTTGCTCCTACactctacaagcatttatacttgtagagtgaccattgcaTCAAAGATATGCGGTCAACCAAAAGAAACATTAATACATAAGTGCCCAAATaagaaattctttttattaggaCCCTTAGCTTCGTCAGATATTTCTTcctcattaaaatttttaaaaaaaaaaaaaagctttgtcATATATTTCTCACAATTCTGTGGTCAAACGTATTTATCCAGAACTTTTTGGTAGAGAAGTTTCAAAGTAGAACTGATATTTAACGGTTCCTTCCAGCTGTTTAATCCTGTGACCACATTTGTTTTTAACGGTTCaaacttaatatattaattCAGTATAAGTAATGAAGTCTTAGTACTGCTCcacgaccaaaaaaaaaaaaaacccgactGTTTGTTGTGAGCACTGAAcagtaaattttgaaaatactcATAAAGATATTTGAGTTACGTGAAGTACTTCAACTACTCAAGCCCTTTCTTAAATCGGTTTGTCAAAATGGTACGTCAGTTTGAGGAGTAAAGTGGCTAATTAAAGTTTGAACTTTAAAGAACTATAGGAATAGATAAATCTTGACAGTGCACAAGGAtaaactcaaaacttttaagGACATCTAAGCCATCGGTTAAAGAGGCAGGAAAATGTCTATAAAAGTAGTGGGtttttattaattgattttgaagaaTGACAAGGAAGAAAGTTGTGCAACAGCGGGAACTCTAATATCAATTATTAGAAGGGATTAGCGGAAGTACATTCATACcgacaaaataataaaatatccaCATGATATCACAATATTTAATGTAGTTCGACCATCTTCATGCCTACATCTACAGGTAACGTCAACAAAAACATTCACTATCAACAATATGGATTACAATGATAATCAACACCTACAACTCACAACTTATACAAATAACATTCACAAACCTTACCAATATAAATAATCTACCAACtactttactaaaaaaaaaaatcattgcatGTACTTCTAGGTTCCTTTCACCTCTCCCCACATGGGAAGAAGCTTGGGCAAAAGCCACCAAATCATTTGTAACAATGCCTATTTATAAGGCTTCAATCTTATTTCTTGATGGACAAGgaatgccattttttttttaataaggtaTACTTTTCCTTTTATGATAAGGAGAATTCCTGTCTTCCACATCAAGGAAAACTTTTGTCTTGAAAAACCTTTCCTTCTATGTCAAGGAAACTCAAACAAGAACCaattagaaatttgaaaaaatatttaacaaatagtagatttttttatttaaaaaaaaggactaaaatacaaaactggccctctaactttcttcagatttcattttaatcctctaactttactttcgttcatttcagtcctctaagtttcaaatttattcaattaatgtcTTTCCGTTAACTTTTGGAAAAACaaatctggaaaatatttttcaatcattaatataatttttttaatttaaaaaatttgaagaaaagtttataaaattgaaaaattaaccacaacatataataaaagttgatgaaaaagtcttaattgaataaatttaagaataagaggaccgaaataaacaaaagcaaaattagaggactgatatgaaatctaaaaaaatttagaagatcagttttacattttacccataaaaataaaaaccttataaAGCATAACTGCGCAAGTCTTACACCTACTTCAAGACTTGCTGAATAGTTAAACAATTATGAAGTCTTTATTCAAGTGCTGAATTTAAAGTTGACGATGTTTGCTCCATGAAAtacaaagattaataatttgctaTCATGCACTAGTAGGGTTGTTTAGGAACCCAAAGGATTAGACGAGATTGATTGACATAACTAGAAAAAGGCACAGTTAATTGGTTTTGACAAATGGATTAAGCTAATTTTGAAGTCAACAAAAAGCTTTATAAATGTTAGGCTGTTGATCGCATGTTAGTCTTAAAATGTCGGCCGATCGAGGAGTGGATATACTTGTGATACCATAATAGTAGGAATTCATTGAAACCAACAATCAAGCCATGGGGTAAATGGTAATACACCATGTATTATGTATAAAGGCAGAAGTGTAGTCAGAAATTTTTGTTTAGAGGGGCCAACTTATGATACTAATTTATTAGCTTATACAAACTTTCATAAACATGCATCCTTGAACTAGCTCAAATATTTGGGGGGCCCGAGTTCCCTTTTTGTAGGCtaataattaaaatgttaaatatttatatgtagtattaaaatatttttaaaatccccccccacacacacacacacacacacacacacacacacacacacacacacacacaacctgTATAAAGGTGCTTTGTCTATTAGGGAATTGCcttgaaataaattttgaagGGCAGGTACTTTGTTGGGCTAATGAAATAAGGACTATTAGACACACACAACAACCTGTATAAAGGTGCTTTGTCTATTAGGGAATTGCcttgaaataaattttgaagGGCAGGTACTTTGTTGGGCTAATGAAATAAGGACtattagagggcgtttggatccaagtTTCTGCGTTCACGTCTACATtttgctttttcctttttttttttttttttaacccagccgcaaggttggacttttcagccatgaacagtgcacaaatgcactgttcatgggtcctacaaattttacttttcagcaactttttcattaaaaatgggtctcacagtactattcacacatttaaaaattattttgctacagtattttcaatttttagttttagcaaaataagttctatccgaACGGACTCTTAATTgcctcacaagtcacaaccgATTAAGAATGTGGACAAGAAACTTGTTCTCTTTGTCCTGTTCATTATGTCACTGCCTCTTGtaatttgtaaacaaattgTTTTGTCATGCATGCATGGGCAGCTTGGCCTAGCTATCAGCTATGCATGTGCTCCTTTTCTATATATATCCAATTTCTTGTTCCTAGCTTCTCTCTTAGGATTTGATAACTTTGTAGATAGGAATCCGATATTTTGGGAGTTTGATGGAACCAAttgaattttgtattttgaacttcaatgttgtcttttacctttttcttaATAGGGAGTGGGCTCTACATGCAAGTTAGAGGGGTCACAGGACCAcctttacttacaaaaaaaaaatatatatatatatatatatatatatatatatatatacagggacggagccagaactTAGAGTTAGGGGGACTTTCTTCTTACTAATGCGGAttcaatactatttttttactactaaggatttttgttaaaatttttttaaatggccaagtagtttgttctgggtaaaatatattgattggacttaatttttttagttttattatattggtaatttttattgttgagctaatttttttgagtttttatattttgttttagatttagtctattaattttttatgtcctttaaaaggtgaaaaatgctaaaactacaaaatttttacaaattgctaatgtgataagtggttattgatatataaaaagttatgcaagtgtacgaactaataacaatttgctaccttaatagtttgtataaacattgtaaaaacgtttttggctataagattactctcaaaaagaattaatggcattattaaggggggcaaagtgtaattttattggacaaaattgttaaacttagtacctattaatataataatatttttataaaaaaaattagggggggccattgccccccctagtccaataacagctccgcccatgtatatatatatatatatatgtcaaaaaaaaatttatatgttaaattaacttattgggattattctaataaaaattttgaaaactctaatttgagaattacaaaaatttggattcaataaaaataagagtaGTGCTACtatattcacaaaattttcacaacaaatctaatGTCATAAGctgttattgattctaatttagaccaaaaaataatattatttttttacacattaataacaattttttgcataagatttattataaaaatattgtggacgtagcattaCTCTAAGATTATTTATGCCTCCAAACATAATTCTTAATCCCTTTTTTAagcttaaataaaaataataaatatcagcccaaataataacaaacacaaaccaaacaaaaacaatacaaGACCAAACAACATCAAGTggaaaaattattcaacaaaaaacctattacaaaacaaaaagataaaatttgtagcTCCTTCAAcgtatttaataaaaataatttctaatttcatttttccttaaaaaatggtaccaagaaaaatattgtggtaatttaaatttcttagtgactaccctaaataaaatttctagaGCCGCCATTGAAtagggttctttttttttccctctataaAATGGCCCAATTATATACAGTAATTTTAAGCTTTAAACTCCTAAATTGGTCGGTTGGCATGTGCGTTGTGCCATCataaagttttataaaaaattaatagaacccatactaattttcatttaaatactTCTATACGGTTTGAGATTGAATTATAAGTCAGCTTATTGCTTATTTTTCTTACTATATGCAAGTTTCATATGAgtcatttacttattttatctaacttttttttctattatttatgaTTCCCATTCGAATAACctactttatttaatttttatcttctatttacataatttttagtaaaaaattaaataaattgttctaAAACGCAGTGGCGACTCCAGGAATTTTATCCAGTATGTTCCTAttccactttgaaaaaattggGTCATTTCGGTCTATTTCGGATGTTTCGGGACATTTTGGTAAATACCagccgaaattcaaaatttggcaaatatgaagtttgtacttaaaaaaaaaattcttaaaaccaaaacaaatttgtattCTGTACACCGAAAAATAGATgctcattattttcatttataacaTTACAAAAGTAGATAGATAAggatattttgaaatttattactTGCCATTAATTTTAGAATGGAGAGAGACACATACGGAGATAGATATGGTCCACTTTGACAAGTTGGGGGACTTTATTTTTGATGCCCTTGAAATCTTTGCACTCAGAAACTGATGGCCGAATATACTGTCAGATTCTTGCTTAAACAATAAACAGTTGCGTACCCAAGCAGAATTAACAGGTGCTGCTGTAGGCTGTAGGCTGTAGGCTGTAGCAAATGCGACCTTACCTTTTTAGGCTGCCCTGGAAAAGTACCTTCCAGGTTAATAGGTTCTGTGAACCGACATTTTGTTGTCAATTAGTCAAAGGTAGCTTTGCTGCTAGTTGTACCCGGttattttggttttgaagtCTGCTATTTAGCCGAgtagaaggttttttttttttgtttttttatatcaaGTATCTTTGATGCGTATTActgacaaaattattttgtttaaaattttttaaatgactgGATTATTTATTTAGGgtaaaatttgttaattgggtttatttttttaatatatatttttggtattagtaatttttgagtttttgttgattgggctaatttttttatgtttatatattttgttttagattttagatttataaatctttttatagcttttaaaaggaagaaaatgttAGAGCtacaaacatttttataaattgctaatgtgattggtgattattattatgtaaaaaTGTAATGTAAGTGATAAGTTCAGAtgcgaactaataagaatttgttacttaatgatttgtaaaaatattgtggaaaaATTGGTGGCTATAGCATTATTCTCAAAAGAATTAAAGTATTATTAAGGggcaaaatgaaattttataaaataaaattaatcacTACATATAtactaataattgtttttttttttaagttgaatgCCCCCATTGTCCAAGAGTTTGCACATAATATAACTTTGAACATGTTATATCATtcaatattctttttattagatgcaaattatgacaaattcattattggattagatttttttattatactctTCATGTTTACgaaatttcaagatgatcaaagatttaaaaaaaaaaatctaatgaataAAACGTTTAcactttaagtttttgtatttgcataaaagatgagttcattaatataaagaatttttgtactttaaatgtgagatttttaaaatattgattcaataaaaagttattagttGGTACAATATTACTTAAAGTTATATCAACATTAACAATAGCTTGATTATTACCCTTTTAAGAAAAACTACATCAATCTACGTATTGAACGAAAAGGGCATGAATTAGATTGCAGACCTCAATTTTTCTTGACCGTGGTCAAGTATTCTAGCGAAAATGGGAAATTAACCATAACTTTCcaactatatagttagtaggcccggttcttaaacaatataatttactaacatctcgagtctcaaagactcgattttgggcctataaatcgagtctttgaggctCGGTTTTTCTAGTTTGATGTGGCCTAATTCCACGTGGAGTACacttggaactcgagtcttagagactcgagttttataccAAGcattagagactcgatttctgtGCTCTTAGATTCCACGTAGATGCCACTTGGATCTCGAGCCTTAGAGACTCAGTTTGCTAAAAGTGAAACCGGGTctcaaaaactcaatttttaaatGTGGTCAATTATTACTCCACGTGGGCTGGTCATGTCTAGGTCccatttggttttttttgggtCTGGGTCTCTCGGGATTTAGCAGAAAAGCACATCCTCTCTCACTCATTGTAGGCTCTCAACTCTCATACACATTCAGCAGCAAAACATTGCTCCTCTCTTAACTCTCATACAAGCCCAACATTCATTGTAGTCTCCCTCTCTCACTCCCCCTCTCACTCTTATACAATCCCAATAGTACATTTGCACATCCTCATGTCAGGTAAGGGTCTCCGCACTCTCTAGTTGGTTGTTTAGTGTATATAACTGCTTTAGAAAGTGTTGCTTGCATTGAATTTGTCACAACATTTCCtgataaaatatttgtttgtattaaccactttatatatatatatatatatatatatatatatatatatatatatatatatatatattaattcatGATCTAGGAAATCTTTTTGCTAGCTTTCGGTGAAATTATCTGCTTCATTTTCTCCATAATTTGGAgtaaatttgagtttgtatatCACATCTGGTATATTTGACTGTATATTAATgccttgattttgaaattagatGATATGTCTAATTTTGATTGCTCATGATCATATTCacattagtgtttttttttttggtctgatGAACCCTGCTCTATgttatttcattaatagtaGTGTTATAGGGTATGCCATGAATTTTCTTGCATTGGAATGATGATGTTACATAATTGCACTCATTCATTTGCACATCCTCATgacttttgttgtttggtttgatatttttatttatatttttgttagagctgagttgaaattttgtaatggggtgagttttgtctttagtttttttatttgtttgagtacgaaatgataatgattgagtgtgtttgtatgtgatgtggGATGAGCATATGCAATTGTGGGGtgagaagttgtaatttttgtactttgagtaGATAGAAAAGGTTTTGTAATTGATGTTAAATGAAAGAgataaaatatgtcactaacatattaTACTTGACTctctaataggttcacaatctctGAAGAATATCGATATAAATGTTTACTACGGTGGACCCCTTGACAATCCTGGAGAGATTGACGGATTCCCGTTTAGAGGGCTGGGTATCAAATGCTACAACATGATGATACGTCGTAAGTTGAAGACGTTGAATgctttgaagaggaaaataatgGACGAATTGAATTTGAACCTTGCTTGGTATGACATCAAGATTATTTATCGTTACCCACAAGAAGTCCTTCATGAACGGATAAATTACGGGTATATGGCgatcaaagaagacaaacaaGTAAAGATGATGTTTAATAGGATCCAGAAAATGTAGTAATGTATATCATATTCTCTAAACAGTGGTTTCATGCTAAGAAGTACGGTAAGATGTAGAAGACATTGAGAAGTTACCAGCAGAGTCACTATAGCACCGAGCCTATCGATGAACCTCCGAGTTACCCTTTTGAACCAGTCGTGGTACTCGTGCTGTGGAGGCATATCACCAAGCACTGCTTCACAATGCCGTTGAAGGCGATTACCCCATTCATCGATATGCACAACATTCCGCATCCAATCAACACCGACCTTCCCCCTCAAATCAATGCCATGAAGCACTGTGTCAATGTCAACATCGCGGGAAATTTCTTGGATCATCCTATATTGACAAACGACACAATCcggtgtatgtttctctactagGTGGAAACATACAAGCGGCACCATTGCTGTCCACACGGCTCTCCCTGCAACGCACCACGGCGGAAGGTCCTCTAACTTAGCTTCATATGGCTGCCACACCACCTACAACAGCCAAAAAACAAGTACACAACACATTAGGCAACAATGTTTATATTTCAAAGTTCACCAAACCTATATCTTGTTcctaaacatgtaaaacaatgcATTTTCATACCTGGCTTGGCAACATTGAAGCTATTTGCTCGCGATACCTATCCCTGAAGATGTGGACGgaatatttttcttgtttgggaccCCCAACCACCTACAATCAAGAACAAGGGATCAA
This region includes:
- the LOC142606106 gene encoding serine/threonine-protein phosphatase 7 long form homolog encodes the protein MVDDRVRNIIKAVGLEGLIWVPSREIDHGLITALVERWQPETHTFHMPHGEVTITLQDVEVLFELPVDGDAITGSTQKTWVDVCRDFHGFQPINQDNYKQLTGQRILINRLLEQVANPLPPNAEEDQLHKYSRCYILALLGDTIFMNKFGDRVHLMASEDISQIGGCLLLVQYWAWASFPYLCPGVERGSLVGVSGLPVVGGPKQEKYSVHIFRDRYREQIASMLPSQVVWQPYEAKLEDLPPWCVAGRAVWTAMVPLVCFHLVEKHTPDCVVCQYRMIQEISRDVDIDTVLHGIDLRGKVGVDWMRNVVHIDEWGNRLQRHCEAVLGDMPPQHEYHDWFKRVTRRFIDRLGAIVTLLVTSQCLLHLTVLLSMKPLFREYDIHYYIFWILLNIIFTCLSSLIAIYP